Proteins from one Ahaetulla prasina isolate Xishuangbanna chromosome 2, ASM2864084v1, whole genome shotgun sequence genomic window:
- the LOC131189856 gene encoding class I histocompatibility antigen, F10 alpha chain-like, which produces MGLWRALLALLLVGGSSGSSPRIIRVGYSSATEDCPRLPRFSAEGYVDDQLITRYESHTQKMHPRVDWINTLEKDDPKFYNRYTWILQKDQGDFQEDVRMLQKRYNQSGGFHIVQMMIFCKVEEDGKRSGYWQYGYDGRNFLQYDMETSSWFTADKEALVIKEKWEQETAIKQRFRDYLENICIEWLQKNNHYGSKSFLRKEPPVMTMSSRTAMEDGMETHICQIRGFYPKEIDASWRRDGEVWEVGTYRGFLAPNSDGTYYYWISIRIDAKERGRYRCYVEHDSLQEPLELALKESTSNLWLIIGGVAGGIVACGVAGIFIYLRFKKGDGEPRNEPPCEHSLVASLLSNRLKSEVK; this is translated from the exons GCTCCTCCCCTCGCATCATCCGTGTGGGTTACTCTTCTGCGACTGAGGATTGCCCGAGACTGCCACGCTTCTCCGCCGAGGGTTACGTGGACGATCAGCTCATCACTCGCTACGAAAGCCACACCCAGAAGATGCATCCTCGGGTCGACTGGATAAATACGTTGGAGAAGGACGATCCCAAATTCTACAACAGGTACACCTGGATTTTGCAAAAAGACCAGGGCGACTTTCAGGAGGATGTGAGGATGCTCCAGAAACGCTATAACCAAAGTGGAG GGTTTCACATTGTCCAGATGATGATCTTCTGTAAAGTAGAGGAAGACGGGAAAAGGAGCGGATACTGGCAATACGGCTACGACGGGCGGAATTTCCTCCAGTACGACATGGAGACCTCCAGCTGGTTCACAGCCGACAAGGAAGCCCTGgtaatcaaggagaaatgggagcaGGAAACCGCCATCAAGCAGCGCTTCAGGGACTACCTGGAGAACATCTGCATTGAGTGGCTGCAGAAGAACAACCACTACGGATCGAAGTCATTCTTGAGGAAAG AGCCCCCGGTGATGACGATGAGCAGCAGGACGGCGATGGAGGATGGGATGGAGACACACATATGCCAAATCCGTGGCTTCTACCCCAAGGAGATCGATGCCTCCTGGAGGAGGGATGGGGAGGTCTGGGAGGTGGGAACCTACCGTGGGTTTCTGGCCCCCAACTCAGATGGGACCTACTACTACTGGATCAGCATCCGGATCGATGCCAAAGAGAGGGGCCGCTATCGGTGCTACGTGGAGCACGACAGCCTGCAGGAGCCTCTGGAACTGGCCCTAAAGG AATCCACTTCCAACCTGTGGCTTATCATTGGTGGTGTTGCGGGTGGCATCGTAGCGTGTGGAGTTGCTGGGATCTTCATATATCTCA GATTCAAGAAAGGAGATGGTGAGCCAAGGAATGAGCCGCCTT gTGAACATTCACTTGTGGCCAGTTTGCTGAGCAACCGTTTGAAG TCTGAAGTGAAGTGA